A window of the Nitrosopumilus ureiphilus genome harbors these coding sequences:
- the pyrB gene encoding aspartate carbamoyltransferase — MNQFYQKDIISIKDYDKDKLEKIFTSTDKIMQLDPSDRREICKGKTLGYLFYEPSTRTRLSFDAAMASIGGNSLGISNVSSSSTQKGESLADTVRIMSIYSDVLVLRHTLDGSSRFAAEVSDKPVINAGSGTEEHPTQAIQDLFTIKKEKKKIDGLTIGIVGDLKYGRTVYSLLYGLGNYDVDVRLISPESLKIRSDSVYEIKKRLDFTESTDITETIDELDVLYVTRIQKERFPDEEEYLKVKGSYVVGLDLIKQMKNDSIVLHPLPRIDEISSDVDKTKNAKYFEQAEYGKYTRAAILGLILNENGF, encoded by the coding sequence ATGAACCAGTTCTACCAAAAAGATATCATCTCAATTAAGGACTATGATAAAGATAAACTTGAAAAAATCTTCACCTCAACTGACAAAATAATGCAACTAGATCCTTCTGATAGAAGGGAAATCTGCAAAGGAAAAACATTGGGATATTTGTTTTATGAACCTAGTACTAGAACCCGACTCAGTTTTGATGCTGCTATGGCATCTATTGGTGGAAATTCGTTGGGAATCTCAAATGTGTCCTCGTCTTCCACTCAAAAAGGTGAAAGTCTTGCTGATACTGTACGAATAATGTCGATTTATTCTGATGTTCTAGTGTTGAGACATACTCTGGATGGCTCAAGCAGATTTGCAGCTGAAGTTTCTGATAAGCCTGTAATCAACGCAGGTAGTGGTACAGAAGAGCATCCAACTCAAGCAATTCAAGATTTGTTTACAATCAAAAAAGAAAAGAAAAAGATTGATGGTCTAACGATTGGAATTGTAGGTGATCTAAAATATGGACGAACAGTTTACTCTTTGCTGTATGGACTTGGAAATTATGATGTAGACGTGCGCTTAATTTCTCCTGAATCATTAAAAATTAGATCTGATTCCGTCTATGAAATTAAAAAGAGATTAGATTTTACTGAATCAACTGACATTACAGAAACAATAGACGAACTTGATGTTCTTTATGTTACAAGAATTCAAAAGGAGAGATTTCCTGATGAAGAAGAATATCTCAAGGTCAAAGGAAGCTATGTTGTAGGATTAGATTTGATTAAACAGATGAAAAATGATTCAATAGTTTTACATCCTCTTCCAAGAATAGATGAAATTTCATCTGATGTTGATAAGACAAAAAATGCAAAATACTTTGAGCAGGCTGAATATGGAAAATATACACGTGCTGCCATTTTGGGCCTGATACTTAACGAAAATGGATTTTAA
- a CDS encoding metal ABC transporter permease, whose translation MHRALISGIAIAILCSVVGLFLVLRRYSLFGDAIAHSSFGGIALGLLAGVYPLWTAYGVSIASALIITKIKDKYNISGDASIAVLLSSGIAVGLVIIGLSGGFTIDIFSFLFGSILLVSVDDTVLILSLTGGILIVILLLYRQILYSTFNEEQAKVSGIPVEKINYLIVFMAGITVVTSIQLVGVLLISALFVIPNVTAIMYGKGFKQTAIISMSFSIFSVVVGILISYIFDITPAGTIVLLAIILLAGTMGIKSSGLLSKN comes from the coding sequence ATGCATAGAGCATTAATCTCTGGCATTGCAATAGCTATCCTTTGTTCTGTTGTTGGATTATTCCTAGTTTTGAGGCGTTATTCATTGTTTGGTGATGCAATTGCACATTCATCATTTGGTGGAATTGCATTAGGTTTGTTAGCTGGAGTTTATCCATTGTGGACAGCATATGGTGTTTCAATTGCAAGTGCATTAATTATTACAAAAATTAAAGACAAATACAATATCTCTGGTGATGCATCAATTGCAGTGCTATTATCCTCAGGCATTGCAGTTGGGCTCGTAATTATTGGATTATCAGGTGGTTTTACGATTGATATCTTTAGTTTTCTGTTTGGAAGTATTCTTCTTGTTAGTGTAGATGACACTGTTCTAATTTTGTCATTAACTGGTGGAATTCTAATTGTAATTTTATTACTATATCGTCAAATTCTTTATTCAACATTTAATGAAGAGCAGGCCAAAGTAAGTGGAATTCCTGTTGAGAAAATAAATTATTTGATTGTGTTTATGGCAGGAATTACTGTAGTTACATCAATACAACTTGTAGGTGTATTGTTAATTTCTGCCTTGTTTGTAATTCCTAATGTTACTGCAATAATGTATGGCAAGGGATTCAAGCAAACTGCAATAATCTCTATGAGTTTTTCTATATTTTCTGTAGTTGTAGGAATTTTAATCTCTTACATATTTGATATTACTCCTGCAGGAACTATTGTTTTATTGGCAATTATCTTACTTGCGGGAACTATGGGAATAAAATCATCTGGATTATTATCTAAGAATTAA
- a CDS encoding CopG family ribbon-helix-helix protein — translation MPIVSISLNDEILSELDKLQTTMGFSGRSEAIRAGIRSFISEEKQKADLSGNIHAILLVVHNDEFDHVVSGITHNFEDLITTHLHSKIEKEKCMELFLINGDAEKVSTITKDFQTNKNMDTVKLVAL, via the coding sequence ATGCCAATAGTCTCAATTTCGTTAAATGATGAAATTCTCTCAGAATTAGACAAGTTGCAAACAACTATGGGATTTTCAGGAAGGTCTGAGGCAATCAGAGCAGGAATCAGATCATTTATTTCTGAAGAAAAACAAAAGGCAGATTTATCTGGAAATATTCACGCAATTCTTTTGGTTGTACATAATGATGAATTTGATCATGTGGTTTCAGGAATCACACATAATTTTGAGGATCTAATCACAACACATCTTCATAGCAAAATTGAGAAGGAAAAATGTATGGAGCTATTTTTGATTAATGGTGATGCAGAAAAAGTATCAACAATTACAAAAGATTTTCAGACAAACAAAAACATGGACACTGTAAAGCTAGTTGCTCTTTAG
- the pyrI gene encoding aspartate carbamoyltransferase regulatory subunit translates to MEQSELMVRRIKEGTVIDHIDGGKGLQVLSALRIDGRDGELITIALNVPSGKFKKKDIIKIENKFLKDDDTNKLAVIAPKATINMIKDFKLVEKRRVSLPNEIDRIFRCSNPDCITNSTEHIESIMDVIDKEGMVLKCRYCARVLDVNKLKYN, encoded by the coding sequence ATGGAACAGTCCGAACTTATGGTTCGACGAATCAAAGAAGGCACTGTAATTGACCATATTGATGGAGGTAAGGGCCTTCAGGTGCTCAGTGCATTAAGAATTGATGGTAGAGATGGCGAATTAATTACTATAGCACTAAATGTTCCGAGTGGTAAATTTAAGAAAAAAGACATCATAAAAATTGAAAATAAGTTCCTAAAGGATGATGATACAAACAAGCTTGCAGTAATTGCTCCAAAAGCTACTATCAACATGATAAAGGATTTCAAGCTTGTAGAGAAAAGAAGAGTCTCACTTCCAAATGAGATTGATAGGATATTTCGTTGCTCAAATCCTGACTGCATTACAAACAGTACAGAACACATTGAATCTATAATGGATGTAATTGACAAAGAAGGAATGGTACTCAAATGCAGATACTGTGCAAGAGTTTTAGATGTAAATAAGCTAAAATACAATTAA
- a CDS encoding PEFG-CTERM sorting domain-containing protein has product MILSLKKYGIFALVACLLFPASNVYGHGFGIDTISSIDIQGKELSISVEMPMYFENAQEQITITATEDETKENAKNVTFLIGLFHENEMIFRNYFFAEDGVLQIKVTPTQEEKITIHGEQDSLLGAWHGTESSPIEITGPLFTSSGLYNFEIEIRTIDEPTNIIENSGVYNADLSLIETVSFIQKDSENNDVEFRSKSYFDSISNFKYDFEAKQVAFEMPFDWSEKQLSHVSVVHVETHLPKDFVEFLSPSYSAYVNGIELFKSSISVDDYTEDDERIIHLVLLQDHLRYLKNEMKKSDEPLPENMLFTISTSNDKAFPLEAYTKSDDFKVNLSWDPLEVEPGIDTNFIFTIRDGRTNDPLRNSDYTFVLIQNGKEIHRVSGIAQVGGEFEKFTFAEDQTGPTIIKFENIRNTGQETEFALVVVPEFGTIALLILVISITSIIFVTKRNPLNT; this is encoded by the coding sequence ATGATATTGTCTCTGAAAAAATATGGTATCTTTGCTCTTGTTGCATGCTTGTTATTTCCAGCAAGCAATGTTTATGGACATGGTTTTGGAATTGATACAATATCTTCAATCGATATCCAAGGAAAAGAGTTATCAATTTCAGTAGAGATGCCGATGTATTTTGAAAATGCTCAAGAGCAAATCACAATTACTGCAACTGAAGATGAAACAAAAGAAAATGCAAAAAATGTGACATTTCTCATTGGATTATTTCATGAAAATGAAATGATTTTTAGAAATTATTTTTTTGCTGAGGATGGAGTTTTACAAATTAAGGTAACACCAACACAAGAAGAAAAAATAACAATTCATGGTGAACAAGACTCACTACTTGGAGCATGGCATGGAACAGAATCAAGTCCTATAGAAATTACAGGTCCATTGTTTACTTCATCTGGTTTGTATAATTTTGAGATTGAGATAAGAACTATTGATGAACCCACAAACATCATAGAGAATTCTGGTGTCTATAATGCTGATTTGAGCTTAATTGAGACTGTCTCTTTCATACAAAAGGATTCTGAAAATAATGATGTAGAATTTCGTTCAAAATCTTATTTTGATTCAATTTCTAATTTCAAGTATGATTTTGAGGCTAAACAGGTTGCATTTGAAATGCCATTTGATTGGAGTGAAAAACAATTATCTCATGTATCAGTTGTTCATGTAGAAACTCATTTGCCAAAAGATTTTGTAGAATTCTTGTCTCCGAGCTATTCTGCATATGTAAATGGTATTGAATTATTCAAATCCTCAATTTCTGTTGATGATTATACAGAAGATGATGAAAGAATAATTCATCTTGTTTTATTACAAGATCATTTACGATATTTGAAAAACGAAATGAAAAAATCCGATGAACCATTACCAGAAAATATGTTATTTACAATATCTACTAGTAATGATAAAGCATTTCCCTTAGAAGCGTATACAAAAAGTGATGACTTTAAAGTAAATCTTTCATGGGATCCACTAGAAGTTGAACCTGGAATTGATACCAATTTTATTTTTACAATTAGAGATGGAAGAACTAATGATCCTTTAAGAAATTCTGATTATACATTTGTACTTATCCAAAATGGAAAAGAAATTCATCGTGTATCCGGTATTGCACAAGTTGGTGGAGAATTTGAGAAATTTACATTTGCTGAAGATCAAACGGGTCCAACAATTATCAAATTTGAAAATATTAGAAATACAGGACAAGAAACTGAATTTGCACTAGTTGTTGTACCAGAATTTGGAACTATTGCATTGTTAATTTTAGTAATTTCAATTACGAGTATTATTTTTGTAACTAAAAGAAATCCACTAAATACCTAA
- a CDS encoding ATP synthase subunit C, with translation MLLLAASAISILGSTGVAFAQEDGASSGDSMKLLGAGLAFGIAAGGAGIGLGQVGAAGLAVISENPALQSKVFIFVGMVESIAIYGIVMMFIILGQ, from the coding sequence ATGTTACTTTTGGCAGCATCAGCAATTTCAATTCTAGGATCAACTGGAGTTGCATTTGCTCAAGAAGATGGTGCATCCAGTGGCGACTCTATGAAACTCCTTGGTGCTGGTTTAGCATTTGGTATTGCAGCAGGTGGAGCAGGAATAGGTCTTGGCCAAGTAGGTGCAGCAGGTCTTGCAGTCATTAGTGAGAACCCAGCTTTACAATCTAAGGTGTTCATCTTCGTAGGTATGGTCGAATCAATCGCAATCTACGGTATAGTTATGATGTTTATCATCTTAGGACAATAG
- a CDS encoding V-type ATP synthase subunit D, translated as MSFGQNVAATKIELLKYKKSTQVAVMVQQILDDKRKVLLKNIEEMIQEASKARGGIWEPLQDIYKSVNEAYLALGTNTVDSVAESTPPVMEVEVHVRRVVDVKIPALSVTEKDTKSMPYGFADTNSSIDRAAKQIKELLPKICKAAEYENSIFSLAKALEKTQKLLNALENVIIPQYQQKIRFILSTLEEREREEFAKLKKVKAKMESRK; from the coding sequence ATGTCATTTGGACAAAACGTTGCAGCAACAAAAATTGAGCTTTTAAAATATAAAAAATCTACACAAGTTGCCGTAATGGTTCAGCAAATTTTAGATGATAAACGTAAAGTCCTTTTAAAAAATATTGAAGAGATGATTCAAGAAGCATCTAAAGCAAGAGGGGGAATTTGGGAACCATTACAAGATATCTACAAATCAGTTAATGAAGCATACTTGGCCTTGGGTACTAACACTGTTGACTCTGTTGCAGAATCTACGCCACCGGTAATGGAAGTTGAAGTTCACGTACGTAGAGTTGTAGATGTAAAAATTCCAGCATTATCAGTTACAGAAAAAGATACAAAATCAATGCCTTATGGATTTGCAGATACAAACTCATCTATTGATAGGGCAGCCAAACAAATCAAAGAACTATTACCAAAAATTTGCAAAGCTGCAGAATATGAGAATTCTATCTTTAGTCTTGCAAAAGCATTAGAAAAGACACAAAAATTGCTAAATGCGCTTGAAAATGTAATTATTCCACAATATCAACAAAAAATTAGATTTATTCTCTCTACTCTTGAGGAAAGAGAAAGAGAAGAATTCGCAAAGTTAAAAAAAGTCAAGGCAAAGATGGAAAGTAGAAAATAA
- a CDS encoding metal ABC transporter substrate-binding protein: MNIQIKMAIIAITIVIPLSSIAVYGTNMNQQFTSSDNSKLQVISSFNPLHEFSQNIGQEKIDVVLLVPVGVEPHDWEPTVKDVQIMQKADLIIINGIGFENWVDNLEETGYSGKIIDTSYGILTKNSNDEISKDYGDPHIWLNPVYAKIQVQNIANAFSNSDPVNEKYYQSNTAAYIKQLDLLDSKIRNDLSNCSNDFVAFHDTFSYFAKEYNLNQHTIILSNDSHGEVTAKTLENIISTAKKLNIKVIFAEESDSTRTSEIIANEMGGKVLVLSPLEVASDGTYISKMNQNLENLKEALC; the protein is encoded by the coding sequence GTGAATATTCAGATAAAGATGGCAATAATTGCAATTACAATAGTAATTCCATTAAGCTCAATTGCTGTTTATGGAACTAATATGAATCAGCAATTCACAAGTAGTGATAATTCAAAACTGCAAGTCATTTCATCATTTAATCCATTACATGAATTTTCACAAAATATAGGACAAGAAAAAATAGATGTTGTCTTACTTGTTCCTGTTGGAGTTGAACCTCATGATTGGGAACCAACTGTTAAAGATGTACAAATAATGCAAAAGGCAGATCTAATCATTATCAATGGAATTGGTTTTGAAAACTGGGTTGATAATTTAGAAGAGACTGGTTACTCTGGTAAGATAATTGATACAAGTTATGGAATTTTAACTAAGAATTCTAATGATGAAATTTCTAAGGACTATGGAGATCCACACATTTGGCTAAATCCTGTTTATGCAAAAATTCAAGTACAAAATATTGCAAATGCATTTTCAAATTCTGATCCTGTCAATGAGAAGTATTATCAATCAAATACTGCAGCATATATTAAACAATTAGATCTCCTTGATTCAAAAATTCGAAATGATCTCTCTAATTGTAGTAATGATTTTGTGGCTTTTCATGATACATTTTCATATTTTGCAAAAGAATACAATCTAAATCAACATACAATAATTTTGTCAAATGATTCCCATGGAGAAGTTACTGCAAAAACATTAGAAAATATTATTTCTACTGCTAAAAAATTAAACATTAAAGTAATTTTTGCTGAAGAAAGTGACAGTACTAGAACATCTGAAATAATTGCAAACGAGATGGGTGGTAAAGTCTTAGTTTTGTCTCCATTAGAAGTAGCATCTGATGGTACTTACATTTCTAAGATGAATCAAAATCTTGAAAATCTAAAGGAGGCATTATGTTGA
- a CDS encoding metal ABC transporter ATP-binding protein — MLKIVEIENLTVQYPDVKALDDVSFEINQGDFLGIIGPNGAGKSTLFDSMLGLNTKYKGTIKFFGEDIRKSKNYLKEIGYVPQKPIFEKNFPVTVTDVIRMGLRNESNENKIDEILQQLWIHELRNRRIGELSGGQQQRVFIAKALITNPKILILDEPVTGIDQQSIDLFYSILRELNSKQKITIIWSSHDLDAVNQLANHVACLNRTLFFHGESEKFFSNDELVKQYSEASMQEHMHHH; from the coding sequence ATGTTGAAAATAGTTGAGATTGAAAATCTAACTGTTCAATATCCTGATGTTAAAGCACTAGATGATGTTAGTTTTGAGATTAATCAGGGTGATTTTCTAGGCATAATTGGTCCTAACGGCGCAGGCAAATCTACTCTTTTTGACTCGATGCTTGGGCTAAACACAAAGTACAAAGGAACTATCAAATTTTTTGGTGAGGATATCAGAAAATCAAAAAACTATCTTAAGGAAATCGGATATGTTCCACAAAAACCAATCTTTGAAAAAAATTTCCCGGTTACCGTAACTGATGTTATAAGAATGGGACTAAGAAATGAATCCAATGAAAATAAAATTGATGAAATTTTACAGCAATTATGGATACATGAATTAAGAAATAGAAGAATTGGTGAATTATCTGGAGGTCAACAACAACGTGTTTTTATTGCAAAAGCTCTGATTACAAATCCAAAAATTCTGATACTAGACGAACCTGTAACCGGAATTGATCAACAAAGCATAGATTTGTTTTACAGTATTTTACGTGAATTAAATTCTAAACAAAAAATTACTATAATCTGGTCATCTCATGATTTGGATGCAGTAAACCAATTAGCAAATCATGTGGCATGTCTAAACAGAACACTATTTTTCCATGGCGAATCTGAAAAATTCTTTTCAAATGATGAACTAGTAAAACAATATTCTGAAGCCTCAATGCAGGAACACATGCATCATCACTGA
- a CDS encoding LON peptidase substrate-binding domain-containing protein gives MTQKIIPIFPLDLVLFPRQELPLRIFEPRYKQLVDDCMIGDGQFGVCLLDENNTVNGWNSPKLVGTIAKITKCEDVELDGLQLHIETIGRNSFEIKKIIPPSISQPANYDPLSVEGHQEISDMHEKIGTEEKMYIQAEVEMIPEIDENISLEKWERLVELWKKKIMTQALPQVVEPHALDHVLEQYYLTTDTPTVDYIYSLSALGAKDPNELQPILEATTMDDLIQRVEELLTVK, from the coding sequence TTGACACAAAAAATAATTCCTATCTTTCCATTAGATTTAGTTCTGTTTCCAAGACAAGAACTTCCTCTTCGAATTTTTGAGCCACGATACAAGCAATTAGTTGATGATTGTATGATAGGTGATGGTCAGTTTGGAGTTTGTTTACTTGATGAAAATAATACTGTAAATGGTTGGAATTCCCCTAAATTAGTTGGGACAATTGCTAAAATTACTAAATGTGAAGACGTTGAGCTTGATGGATTGCAACTCCACATTGAAACTATAGGAAGAAATTCATTTGAAATCAAAAAAATTATTCCTCCATCAATTTCCCAACCTGCAAATTATGATCCACTTTCAGTTGAAGGCCATCAAGAAATATCTGACATGCATGAAAAAATTGGAACAGAAGAAAAAATGTACATTCAAGCAGAAGTTGAAATGATTCCAGAAATTGATGAAAACATTTCACTAGAAAAATGGGAGCGATTAGTTGAATTGTGGAAAAAGAAAATTATGACACAGGCATTGCCTCAAGTTGTTGAACCACATGCTTTAGATCATGTATTGGAGCAATACTATCTGACTACTGATACGCCAACAGTTGATTACATCTACTCATTATCTGCACTTGGTGCAAAAGATCCAAATGAACTTCAACCAATTTTAGAGGCCACAACAATGGATGATTTAATTCAAAGAGTAGAAGAATTACTGACAGTAAAATAA
- a CDS encoding V-type ATP synthase subunit A has product MAAQGRIVWVSGPAVRADGMSDAKMYETVTVGNSKLVGEVIRLTGDVAFIQVYESTSGLKPGEPVIGTGNPLSVLLGPGIIGQLYDGIQRPLRELSKASGSFIGRGITTTAVDMTKKYHFVPTVSNGDVIHPGFIIGTVQETDLIEHSIMVPPDHPGGVISNLVSEGDYDLETELASAEKDGQNVPIKMYHRWPVRKPRPYQKRYDPTVPLLTGQRVIDTFFPIAKGGTGSIPGAFGTGKTVTLHQIAKWADSQVVVYIGCGERGNEMTEVLVEFPHLKDPRSGKPLMDRTVLVANTSNMPVAAREASIYTGVTIAEYYRDMGKDVVLVADSTSRWAESLREMSGRLEEMPAEEGYPSYLASRLAEFYERAGRVRASGSPDRDGSVTLIGAVSPSGGDFTEPVTTHTMRFIKTFWALDAKLAYSRHYPSINWMNSYSGYLADIAKWWGENINEDWLSLRSEAYGILQREDTLKEIVRLLGPEALPDEEKLILEVARMVKIGLLQQNSFDDVDTYCSPEKQYQLLKLLVDFYKRGQQALKEGAALADIRGLSIVSSLLKARMDVKDDEMPKLNQLEKDMQEQFKSITGVKVSN; this is encoded by the coding sequence ATGGCAGCTCAAGGTAGAATTGTTTGGGTAAGTGGCCCAGCTGTCAGAGCAGACGGTATGTCGGATGCAAAAATGTATGAGACTGTAACTGTTGGTAATTCAAAATTAGTAGGTGAAGTAATTCGTTTAACCGGAGATGTAGCATTTATTCAAGTTTATGAGTCAACAAGTGGATTAAAACCAGGTGAGCCTGTTATTGGTACTGGAAACCCACTCAGTGTATTATTAGGTCCTGGAATTATTGGACAACTTTATGATGGAATTCAAAGACCGCTAAGAGAATTATCAAAAGCTTCTGGTTCATTCATTGGCAGAGGTATTACAACTACCGCAGTTGACATGACAAAAAAATATCACTTTGTTCCAACTGTTTCTAATGGCGATGTAATTCATCCAGGATTTATTATTGGTACTGTTCAAGAAACTGATCTTATTGAACACTCTATTATGGTTCCACCAGATCATCCAGGTGGTGTTATCTCAAACTTAGTATCAGAAGGAGATTATGATTTAGAAACTGAATTAGCTTCTGCTGAGAAAGATGGTCAAAATGTTCCAATCAAGATGTATCACAGATGGCCTGTAAGAAAACCACGTCCATATCAAAAGAGATACGATCCTACAGTTCCATTACTTACTGGACAACGTGTTATTGATACATTCTTCCCAATTGCAAAAGGAGGAACTGGTTCAATTCCAGGTGCATTTGGAACAGGAAAGACTGTCACATTACACCAAATTGCAAAATGGGCTGATTCTCAAGTTGTAGTCTACATTGGTTGTGGTGAAAGAGGAAATGAAATGACTGAAGTGTTAGTAGAATTCCCACACCTCAAAGATCCACGTAGTGGAAAACCACTTATGGACAGAACTGTTCTTGTTGCAAATACAAGTAACATGCCAGTAGCAGCAAGAGAGGCAAGTATCTACACTGGCGTAACAATTGCAGAATATTACAGAGATATGGGTAAAGACGTTGTACTTGTAGCAGATTCAACAAGTAGATGGGCTGAATCACTCAGAGAAATGAGTGGTAGATTAGAAGAGATGCCAGCAGAAGAAGGTTATCCTTCATATCTTGCATCAAGATTAGCAGAATTTTATGAAAGAGCAGGTCGTGTTAGAGCTTCTGGAAGTCCAGACCGTGATGGTTCAGTTACTTTGATTGGCGCTGTATCTCCATCTGGTGGTGACTTTACAGAACCAGTTACAACTCACACAATGAGATTTATCAAAACTTTTTGGGCTTTGGATGCAAAACTTGCATACTCTAGACATTATCCATCAATTAACTGGATGAACAGCTATTCTGGTTATCTTGCAGATATTGCAAAGTGGTGGGGTGAAAACATCAATGAAGATTGGCTAAGTCTTAGAAGTGAAGCATATGGAATTTTACAAAGAGAAGATACACTAAAAGAAATTGTTAGACTCTTAGGTCCTGAAGCATTACCTGATGAAGAAAAACTAATTCTTGAAGTTGCAAGAATGGTAAAGATTGGTCTCTTACAACAAAACTCATTTGATGATGTCGACACTTATTGTAGTCCAGAAAAACAATATCAATTATTGAAATTACTAGTTGACTTTTACAAGAGGGGCCAACAAGCACTCAAAGAAGGTGCAGCATTAGCTGACATACGTGGATTATCTATAGTAAGCAGTTTACTCAAAGCACGAATGGATGTTAAAGATGACGAGATGCCAAAACTTAATCAATTAGAGAAAGACATGCAAGAACAATTCAAATCAATTACAGGAGTAAAGGTATCAAATTGA
- a CDS encoding V-type ATP synthase subunit B: MTTEGGVQYSKIAEIKGPLVVVDDVENAAFDELVEIETTEGERRLGKVLEVGNGKAIVQVFEGTTGLSISGTKAKFVGKVMEMPVSKEVLGRVFDGLGRPKDGLPDPIADKFIDINGEPMNPEQREYPKDFIQTGVSVIDGLMTLVRGQKLPIFSGSGMSHNLLAAQIARQASVVGTQDDFAVVFAAIGVQYSEAEYFRRSLEESGALKRSVLFLNTADDPAIERIITPRVALTVAEYLAFDLGMHVLVVMTDMTNYAEALREISAAREEVPGRKGYPGYLYTDLSTIYERAGKLNGRKGSVTQVPILSMPSDDITHPIPDLTGYITEGQIVVGRDLFRQGIYPPINILMSLSRLMKDGIGEGSTRDDHSEVANQVYDAYSRSQEVRALAGIVGKAGLTEIDLKYMDVGDTFEKEFLTQATDENRTIEETLGLLWKIVSKLPKNEITKIKDKFVDQYYKEE, encoded by the coding sequence TTGACAACAGAAGGAGGAGTTCAATATAGTAAGATTGCAGAAATCAAAGGTCCTCTAGTTGTAGTAGATGATGTTGAAAATGCAGCATTTGATGAACTAGTTGAAATTGAAACTACCGAAGGTGAAAGAAGACTAGGTAAAGTTCTCGAAGTAGGAAACGGTAAAGCAATTGTCCAAGTCTTTGAGGGAACAACTGGATTATCAATTTCTGGAACTAAAGCAAAATTTGTAGGTAAAGTTATGGAAATGCCAGTATCAAAAGAGGTGCTTGGTAGAGTATTTGATGGATTAGGAAGACCAAAAGATGGACTACCAGATCCAATTGCTGATAAATTTATTGACATTAATGGTGAACCAATGAATCCAGAACAACGTGAATATCCAAAGGATTTCATTCAAACTGGTGTATCTGTAATTGATGGATTGATGACTCTAGTTAGAGGACAAAAACTTCCAATTTTTTCAGGTTCTGGCATGTCTCATAATCTTTTGGCAGCACAAATTGCAAGACAAGCAAGTGTTGTTGGAACCCAAGATGACTTTGCCGTAGTATTTGCAGCAATTGGTGTGCAATATAGCGAAGCAGAATATTTTAGACGAAGTCTTGAAGAATCTGGTGCATTAAAGAGAAGTGTTCTATTTCTAAATACAGCAGATGATCCTGCAATTGAAAGAATTATCACTCCTCGTGTAGCATTAACTGTGGCTGAATATTTGGCATTTGATTTAGGAATGCATGTTCTAGTTGTAATGACTGACATGACAAACTATGCAGAGGCATTAAGAGAAATTAGTGCAGCAAGAGAAGAGGTTCCTGGAAGAAAAGGATACCCTGGTTATCTTTACACTGACCTTTCAACAATTTATGAAAGAGCAGGCAAACTTAATGGAAGAAAAGGAAGTGTTACACAAGTTCCAATTCTATCAATGCCATCTGATGATATTACTCACCCAATACCTGACCTTACTGGTTACATTACTGAGGGACAAATAGTAGTTGGAAGAGATTTGTTTAGACAAGGAATTTACCCTCCAATCAATATTTTGATGAGTCTTAGTAGATTGATGAAAGACGGAATTGGTGAAGGAAGTACTAGAGATGATCATAGTGAAGTTGCTAATCAAGTTTATGATGCATATTCCAGATCACAAGAAGTAAGAGCATTGGCAGGTATTGTAGGTAAAGCAGGACTAACTGAAATTGACCTCAAATACATGGATGTTGGTGATACATTTGAAAAAGAATTTCTTACACAGGCAACTGATGAGAATAGAACCATTGAAGAAACACTTGGTCTTCTATGGAAGATTGTATCAAAATTACCAAAGAATGAGATTACTAAAATCAAAGATAAATTCGTTGATCAATATTACAAGGAAGAGTAA